A genomic region of Micromonospora sp. NBRC 110009 contains the following coding sequences:
- a CDS encoding asparaginase — MSIALYTLGGTIAMAGTGAGGVVNRLTGADLTAAVPGLAEIALDVRDVEAVPSAALSYRQILELVDAAGAAVAEGATGVVVTQGTDTLEETAFLADLVWPHPAPLVVTGAMRNPTLAGPDGPANLLAAARVAAAPAARDLGVLVAINDEIHAARFVRKSHSTSTATFASPNAGPLGHVIEGEVRLLTRPPRHAPLPPVDADRLAATRVALHTVTLDDDPALLDALARDLDGLVVAGFGVGHVPPAFAPVLGALAERMPVVLTSRTGAGSVLRNTYGAVGSERDLRERGLVWGGLLDPYKAKVLLRLLLAGGTDRAGIAEAFARRG, encoded by the coding sequence GTGAGCATCGCTCTCTACACCCTCGGCGGCACCATTGCCATGGCCGGGACCGGGGCCGGGGGAGTGGTGAACCGCCTCACCGGCGCCGACCTCACCGCCGCGGTGCCCGGGCTCGCCGAGATCGCGCTCGACGTCCGGGACGTCGAGGCGGTGCCGAGCGCCGCCCTGTCGTACCGGCAGATCCTGGAACTGGTCGACGCGGCGGGCGCGGCGGTGGCGGAGGGGGCGACCGGCGTGGTGGTCACCCAGGGCACCGACACCCTGGAGGAGACGGCCTTCCTGGCCGACCTGGTCTGGCCCCACCCGGCGCCGTTGGTGGTCACCGGCGCGATGCGCAACCCGACCCTCGCCGGGCCGGACGGTCCGGCGAACCTGCTCGCCGCCGCCCGGGTCGCCGCGGCGCCGGCCGCGCGGGACCTCGGCGTGCTGGTCGCGATCAACGACGAGATCCACGCCGCCCGGTTCGTCCGGAAGAGCCACAGCACCAGTACGGCCACCTTCGCCTCGCCCAACGCCGGGCCGCTCGGCCACGTGATCGAGGGAGAGGTACGCCTGCTCACCCGGCCACCCCGGCACGCCCCGCTGCCGCCGGTGGACGCCGACCGGCTCGCCGCCACCCGGGTGGCGCTGCACACCGTCACCCTCGACGACGACCCGGCGCTGCTCGACGCGCTCGCCCGCGACCTGGACGGGCTGGTGGTGGCCGGTTTCGGGGTCGGCCACGTGCCGCCGGCGTTCGCCCCGGTGCTCGGCGCCCTCGCCGAGCGGATGCCGGTGGTGCTGACCTCACGCACCGGGGCGGGGTCGGTGCTGCGGAACACGTACGGCGCGGTCGGCTCGGAGCGCGACCTGCGCGAGCGCGGCCTGGTCTGGGGCGGGCTGCTCGACCCGTACAAGGCGAAGGTGCTGCTCCGGCTCCTGCTGGCCGGCGGCACCGACCGGGCGGGAATCGCCGAGGCGTTCGCCCGCCGCGGCTGA
- a CDS encoding DUF5522 domain-containing protein — translation MSGERLPLADRPLTEPHPSRLSPDHPDRARILAAHAAALAAGEAGYLDPATGLFVLSAGFLARRGTCCGRGCRHCPYVAD, via the coding sequence GTGAGCGGAGAGCGACTACCCCTGGCGGACCGGCCGCTGACCGAGCCGCACCCGTCCCGGCTGTCGCCCGACCACCCGGACCGGGCGCGGATCCTCGCCGCGCACGCCGCCGCGCTGGCCGCCGGGGAGGCCGGCTACCTTGACCCGGCGACCGGTCTCTTCGTGCTCAGCGCCGGCTTCCTGGCCCGCCGCGGCACCTGCTGCGGGCGAGGCTGCCGCCACTGCCCGTACGTGGCCGACTGA
- a CDS encoding nucleotidyltransferase domain-containing protein → MVSSPAVVEEFAGDLASLGWVTDLLVAGSLATGDYRPGVSDLDLVALVAGPVDPTRQDTLAALHRRLDAGTGSGLHLGCVYVDTASVCGVQVRHPTWTHGQLVQRILSGVTRAELVRHGYAVFGRPPRDVLPPMSADDVRAAARAELTGYWAWAARRPWRWLDPTLADLGLTSMARGRHALGNGELLTKTDAIRQADAPAWLVDQLAARRRGERVSSPRLRTALIAWRDARRTVARARLRDARTIGTGGAE, encoded by the coding sequence ATGGTGAGTTCGCCTGCGGTCGTCGAGGAGTTCGCCGGCGACCTCGCGTCGCTCGGCTGGGTCACCGACCTGCTGGTCGCGGGCTCGCTGGCCACCGGCGATTACCGTCCCGGCGTCAGCGACCTCGACCTGGTCGCACTGGTGGCCGGCCCGGTCGACCCGACCCGGCAGGACACGCTCGCCGCGCTGCACCGTCGCCTCGATGCGGGAACCGGCTCCGGCCTCCACCTGGGCTGCGTCTACGTCGACACCGCGTCGGTGTGCGGCGTCCAGGTGCGGCATCCGACCTGGACCCACGGGCAGCTCGTCCAGCGCATCCTCTCCGGGGTCACCCGCGCGGAGCTGGTGCGGCACGGCTACGCCGTCTTCGGCCGCCCGCCCCGCGACGTCCTCCCGCCGATGAGCGCCGACGACGTACGGGCGGCGGCCCGCGCCGAGCTCACCGGCTACTGGGCCTGGGCCGCCCGGCGGCCGTGGCGGTGGCTGGACCCCACCCTCGCCGATCTCGGGCTCACCTCGATGGCCCGGGGACGCCACGCGCTCGGCAATGGCGAACTGCTCACCAAGACCGACGCCATCAGGCAGGCCGACGCCCCGGCCTGGCTGGTCGACCAGCTCGCCGCCCGGCGCCGAGGGGAGCGCGTCTCCTCGCCCCGGCTCCGCACCGCGCTGATCGCCTGGCGCGATGCCCGCCGAACCGTCGCCCGGGCGCGACTGCGGGACGCTCGGACGATCGGGACCGGGGGGGCTGAGTGA
- a CDS encoding YciI family protein, translated as MAQYAVLIYSPAPADPMEITPDYLALLDRYPAQVEELGGTIVTGFALQPSTTATAVRGDLVTDGPFIEAKEVVAGFFILEAPDLDVALKIAKLNPATIDGGVEVRPLFTPPAE; from the coding sequence ATGGCCCAGTACGCAGTCCTGATCTACTCGCCCGCGCCGGCCGACCCGATGGAGATCACGCCCGACTACCTGGCGCTGCTCGACCGGTACCCGGCCCAGGTCGAGGAGCTGGGCGGGACGATCGTGACCGGCTTCGCGTTGCAGCCCAGCACCACCGCCACGGCGGTCCGGGGCGACCTGGTCACCGACGGCCCGTTCATCGAGGCGAAGGAGGTCGTCGCCGGGTTCTTCATCCTGGAGGCGCCCGACCTGGACGTGGCCCTGAAGATCGCCAAGCTGAACCCGGCCACCATCGACGGCGGCGTCGAGGTCCGGCCGCTCTTCACGCCCCCGGCCGAGTGA
- the nrdR gene encoding transcriptional regulator NrdR, producing the protein MRCPYCRHADSRVVDSREADDGQLIRRRRSCPECGKRFTTVEEAVLAVVKRSGVTEPFSRTKIIGGVRKACQGRPVDDDSIALLAQKVEETVRAKGAAEIPSNEVGLAILGPLRDLDEVAYLRFASVYRSFDSLADFEREIETLRADARAREGAEAVGAAGATS; encoded by the coding sequence ATGCGCTGTCCGTACTGCCGGCACGCCGACTCCCGGGTCGTCGACTCGCGGGAGGCCGACGACGGCCAGCTCATCCGGCGGCGGCGGTCCTGCCCGGAGTGCGGCAAGCGGTTCACCACCGTCGAGGAGGCGGTGCTCGCGGTGGTCAAGCGCAGCGGGGTGACCGAGCCGTTCAGCCGCACCAAGATCATCGGCGGGGTACGCAAGGCGTGCCAGGGCCGGCCGGTCGACGACGACTCCATCGCGCTGCTCGCGCAGAAGGTCGAGGAGACCGTCCGGGCCAAGGGGGCCGCCGAGATCCCCAGCAACGAGGTCGGGCTGGCCATCCTCGGGCCGCTGCGCGACCTCGACGAGGTGGCCTACCTGCGGTTCGCCAGCGTCTACCGGTCCTTCGACTCGCTCGCCGACTTCGAGCGCGAGATCGAGACGCTGCGGGCCGACGCGCGTGCCCGGGAGGGCGCCGAGGCGGTCGGGGCCGCCGGCGCGACCAGTTGA
- a CDS encoding RNA polymerase sigma factor: MLAATARVAGDLDVAEECVQDAYLAALAAWARDGVPDKPGAWLTATAKRKALDVLRREKVFRSKMPLLVEPAEADMTDEPGGDAVPDDRLRLVFTCCHPALAREAQVALTLRLVCGVATGDIARAFLVSETTMAARVTRAKKKIAAARIPYRVPEAAELPERLDTVLTVIHLLFTTGHTAPTGADLVRADLVERAVHLTRTLLALMPDEPEVRGLLALLLLTDARRATRTDPAGRLLRLEEQDRSRWDRAAIEEGNRLVLGAFRTGRVGRYALQAAIASLHAVAPSYAATDWPQVVRLYDELLKRWPSPVVALNRAVAVSMVDGPSAALAEVDALAADPRLAGYHYLPAIRADLLRRLDRPAEAAKAYREALALVDNDAERAFLTTRLAEVG; the protein is encoded by the coding sequence GTGCTCGCCGCGACGGCGCGCGTCGCCGGTGACCTCGACGTGGCCGAGGAGTGCGTGCAGGACGCGTACCTGGCCGCGCTGGCCGCCTGGGCGCGCGACGGCGTACCCGACAAGCCGGGCGCCTGGCTGACCGCCACCGCGAAGCGCAAGGCGCTCGATGTGCTGCGCCGGGAGAAGGTGTTCCGGTCGAAGATGCCCCTGCTCGTCGAACCGGCGGAGGCCGACATGACGGACGAGCCCGGCGGGGACGCGGTCCCCGACGACCGGCTGCGGCTCGTCTTCACCTGCTGCCACCCGGCGCTGGCCCGGGAGGCCCAGGTGGCGCTGACCCTGCGCCTGGTCTGCGGGGTGGCCACGGGTGACATCGCCCGGGCGTTCCTGGTCTCGGAGACCACGATGGCCGCCCGGGTCACCAGGGCCAAGAAGAAGATCGCCGCGGCCCGGATCCCGTACCGGGTGCCGGAGGCCGCCGAGCTGCCCGAACGGCTGGACACGGTGCTCACCGTGATCCACCTGCTCTTCACCACCGGGCACACCGCGCCGACCGGCGCCGACCTGGTCCGCGCCGACCTGGTCGAGCGGGCCGTGCACCTGACCCGGACGCTGCTGGCGCTGATGCCCGACGAGCCGGAGGTACGCGGGCTGCTCGCGCTGCTGCTACTCACGGACGCTCGCCGGGCCACCCGCACCGACCCTGCCGGTCGACTGCTCCGACTGGAGGAGCAGGACCGGTCCCGCTGGGACCGGGCCGCCATCGAGGAGGGCAACCGCCTGGTCCTCGGCGCGTTCCGCACCGGCCGGGTCGGCCGGTACGCCCTCCAGGCCGCCATCGCCTCGCTGCACGCGGTCGCCCCCAGCTACGCCGCGACGGACTGGCCCCAGGTGGTACGCCTCTACGACGAACTGCTGAAGCGCTGGCCGTCGCCGGTGGTCGCGCTCAACCGGGCGGTGGCCGTGTCGATGGTGGACGGTCCGTCGGCCGCGCTCGCCGAGGTCGACGCCCTCGCGGCCGACCCCCGGCTGGCCGGCTACCACTACCTGCCCGCGATCCGAGCCGACCTGCTCCGCCGCCTCGACCGTCCCGCCGAGGCGGCGAAGGCGTACCGCGAGGCCCTCGCCCTGGTCGACAACGACGCCGAACGCGCCTTCCTCACCACCCGCCTCGCCGAGGTCGGGTGA
- a CDS encoding MFS transporter — translation MTEQLTQDRTETPGPLGRSRNFLLMWSGQTVSEVGTRISAVAVPLLAADVLDASVFQVSLLTALAWLPYLVFSLPAGMLADRVDQRRLMIGCDLGRAALLLSVPVVALVGQLTLAYLYAVVGLSGVLTVAFTVAYRSLLPALVPAGDLTSANARLEVSENLAQLAGPSAGGVLVGLLGAARTFVADAVSFLASAVTLLLVRHRPAPRVAGRVPVRAALTEGLGFIRRQRILALVLACTATSNFFAMAERAIEVPYLLRVLHAGPFTIGLLFSLGSVGGLLASLLAGRVTGLLGGARTIWVAMAAPGPLYLLMPLARPGWGALLYGVGTAAFAANAVLFNVAAMSYRQRVTPARLLGRVNAAFLWICYGLIPLGALLGGTLGSHLGLRPALLVCVLGMWSAALFVVCSPLRRMRDFPVA, via the coding sequence GTGACCGAGCAGCTGACGCAGGACAGGACCGAAACTCCCGGGCCGCTCGGGCGGAGCCGGAACTTCCTGCTGATGTGGAGCGGCCAGACGGTCAGCGAGGTCGGCACCCGGATCTCCGCGGTGGCGGTGCCGCTGCTGGCGGCGGACGTGCTCGACGCGAGCGTCTTCCAGGTCTCCCTCCTCACCGCCCTGGCCTGGCTGCCGTACCTCGTCTTCTCGCTGCCGGCCGGGATGCTGGCCGACCGGGTCGACCAGCGGCGGCTGATGATCGGCTGCGACCTGGGTCGTGCGGCGCTCCTGCTCTCGGTTCCGGTGGTCGCCCTGGTCGGCCAGCTCACCCTGGCCTACCTGTACGCCGTGGTCGGGCTCTCCGGCGTGCTGACCGTCGCGTTCACCGTGGCCTACCGGAGCCTGCTGCCCGCGCTGGTGCCCGCCGGCGACCTGACCTCGGCCAACGCGCGACTGGAGGTGAGCGAGAACCTCGCCCAACTCGCCGGGCCGAGCGCCGGCGGGGTCCTCGTCGGGCTGCTCGGGGCGGCCCGCACCTTCGTCGCCGACGCCGTCAGCTTCCTGGCCAGCGCGGTCACCCTGCTGCTGGTCCGGCACCGCCCGGCGCCCCGGGTGGCGGGCCGGGTGCCGGTCCGGGCGGCGCTGACCGAGGGACTGGGCTTCATCCGCCGGCAGCGGATCCTCGCCCTGGTGCTCGCCTGCACCGCCACGTCGAACTTCTTCGCCATGGCCGAGCGCGCCATCGAGGTGCCCTACCTGCTGCGGGTGCTGCACGCCGGCCCGTTCACCATCGGGCTCCTGTTCAGCCTGGGCTCGGTCGGCGGGCTGCTGGCCAGCCTGCTGGCCGGGCGGGTGACCGGGCTGCTCGGCGGCGCCCGGACCATCTGGGTGGCGATGGCGGCACCCGGCCCGCTCTACCTGCTGATGCCGCTCGCCCGGCCCGGCTGGGGCGCCCTGCTCTACGGGGTGGGCACGGCGGCCTTCGCGGCCAACGCGGTGCTGTTCAACGTGGCGGCCATGTCCTACCGGCAGCGGGTCACGCCGGCCCGGCTGCTCGGTCGGGTCAACGCGGCGTTCCTGTGGATCTGCTACGGGCTGATCCCGCTCGGCGCCCTGCTCGGCGGCACGCTCGGCAGCCACCTCGGGCTGCGTCCGGCGCTGCTGGTCTGCGTCCTCGGCATGTGGAGCGCGGCGCTCTTCGTGGTCTGCTCGCCGCTGCGCCGGATGCGGGACTTCCCGGTCGCGTGA
- a CDS encoding DUF2332 domain-containing protein produces MTTAGTYAAFATREARGVSPVYERLSLAVSRDDGLLALVDGLSPAKRQPNLLFGVVRLLGGPVEDPAAFHDFVVANWPAVEAEMRVRATQTNEAGRCAVLLPVLAALPQPLALLEVGASAGLCLYPDRYTYRYGDRLLGAGVPVLDCAITGAAPPARRPEVVWRAGLDLNPLDVTDPADVAWLDALIWPEHAHRRARLRAAAAVAAADPPLLVRGDLADDLPALAALAPPDATLVVFHTSVLYQVPAPRRDAFAEVVRGLPGHWIANEDPEVLPYAALPEPPPGAFHNVLALDGAPLAWTRGHGQAVTWFG; encoded by the coding sequence ATGACCACCGCCGGGACCTACGCCGCGTTCGCCACGCGCGAGGCGCGCGGCGTGTCCCCGGTGTACGAACGGTTGTCGCTGGCGGTGTCCCGCGACGACGGGCTGCTCGCCCTGGTCGACGGGCTGTCGCCGGCCAAGCGGCAGCCGAACCTGCTCTTCGGCGTGGTCCGCCTGCTCGGTGGCCCGGTCGAGGACCCGGCGGCGTTCCACGACTTCGTGGTGGCGAACTGGCCTGCCGTCGAGGCGGAGATGCGGGTCCGGGCGACCCAGACGAACGAGGCCGGCCGGTGTGCCGTCCTGCTGCCGGTGCTCGCCGCGTTGCCGCAGCCGCTCGCGTTGTTGGAGGTGGGCGCGTCCGCCGGCCTCTGCCTCTACCCGGACCGGTACACCTACCGCTACGGCGACCGACTGCTCGGGGCGGGCGTCCCCGTCCTCGACTGTGCGATCACCGGAGCGGCGCCGCCGGCCCGCCGGCCGGAGGTGGTGTGGCGGGCCGGGCTGGACCTGAACCCGCTCGACGTGACGGACCCGGCGGACGTCGCCTGGCTCGACGCGCTCATCTGGCCGGAGCACGCGCACCGCCGGGCCCGGCTGCGGGCCGCGGCGGCCGTCGCGGCGGCCGATCCGCCGCTGCTCGTCCGGGGCGACCTGGCGGACGACCTGCCGGCGCTGGCCGCGCTGGCGCCGCCCGACGCGACCCTGGTCGTGTTCCACACCTCGGTGCTCTACCAGGTGCCCGCCCCTCGGCGGGACGCCTTCGCCGAGGTGGTACGCGGGCTGCCGGGGCACTGGATCGCGAACGAGGACCCGGAGGTGCTGCCCTACGCCGCGCTGCCGGAACCGCCGCCCGGGGCGTTCCACAACGTGCTCGCGCTGGACGGCGCTCCGCTCGCCTGGACCCGGGGCCACGGCCAGGCGGTCACCTGGTTCGGCTAG
- a CDS encoding vitamin B12-dependent ribonucleotide reductase, translating into MGDRADEGGEGVTTSKSRNKAGAGLKIERVWTTEGVHPYDEVTWERRDVVMTNWRDGSINFEQRGVEFPESWSVNAANIVTTKYFRGAVGTPEREWSLKQLIDRVVETYRTAGEEYGYFATPADAEVFAHELTWMLLHQVFSFNSPVWFNVGTPSPQQVSACFILAVDDSMDSILDWYKEEGRIFQGGSGAGVNLSRIRSSKELLSSGGTASGPVSFMRGADASAGTIKSGGATRRAAKMVILDVDHPDIEEFVATKAREEDKIRALRDAGFDMDLGGADIVSVQYQNANNSVRVSDEFMSAVEHGGTFDLRGRLDGQTIETIDAKKLFRTISQAAWECADPGLQYDDTINDWHTCPETGRITASNPCSEYLHLDNSSCNLASLNLMKFMRADGSFEVEKFVKSVEFVITAMDISICFADFPTEKIGETTRAYRQLGIGYANLGALLMASGLPYDSEQGRDVAAAITSLMTGTAYRRSAELAGIVGAYDGYTRNAEAHKRVMRKHAAANDAIKPAGTVATAIQREATKQWTLGNKVGDKFGWRNSQASVLAPTGTIGLMMDCDTTGVEPDLALVKFKKLVGGGSMQIVNQTVPRALRSLGYPEEQVEAIVEHIADHGHVVDAPGLKPEHYPVFDCAMGERSIAPMGHVRMMAAVQPFISGAISKTVNMPEQATVEDVEKIYFEGWKLGLKALAIYRDNCKVGQPLSAAKKNKVAEPAPAAEVEKVVEKVVEYRPVRKRLPKKRPSETISFSVGGAEGYLTASSYPDDGLGEVFLKMSKQGSTLAGVMDAFSVAISIGLQYGVPLETYVSKFTNMRFEPAGMTDDPDVRMAASVMDYIFRRLALDFLPYERRAELGIFTAKERAAQLQAEAEAEASGADLTAMAASAPVEVPEPKAVIQPKQEVAEVAAVKPAPSVGSSTELLEAVIGKAADAPLCFTCGTKMRPAGSCYVCEGCGSTSGCS; encoded by the coding sequence GTGGGTGACCGCGCTGACGAGGGGGGCGAGGGCGTGACGACCAGCAAGTCACGGAACAAGGCCGGGGCAGGGCTGAAGATCGAGCGCGTCTGGACGACCGAGGGGGTGCATCCCTACGACGAGGTCACCTGGGAGCGCCGCGACGTCGTGATGACGAACTGGCGGGACGGTTCGATCAACTTCGAGCAGCGCGGGGTGGAGTTCCCCGAGTCCTGGTCGGTCAACGCGGCCAACATCGTGACCACCAAGTACTTCCGGGGCGCGGTGGGGACCCCGGAGCGGGAGTGGTCGCTCAAGCAGCTCATCGACCGGGTGGTCGAGACCTACCGCACCGCCGGTGAGGAGTACGGCTACTTCGCCACTCCGGCCGACGCGGAGGTGTTCGCGCACGAGCTGACCTGGATGCTGCTGCACCAGGTGTTCAGCTTCAACTCGCCGGTGTGGTTCAACGTCGGCACGCCGTCGCCGCAGCAGGTCAGCGCCTGCTTCATCCTGGCCGTCGACGACTCGATGGACTCGATCCTCGACTGGTACAAGGAGGAGGGGCGGATCTTCCAGGGCGGCTCGGGTGCCGGGGTCAACCTCTCCCGCATCCGTTCCTCGAAGGAACTGCTCTCCTCCGGCGGCACCGCCTCCGGCCCGGTCAGCTTCATGCGCGGCGCGGACGCCTCCGCCGGCACCATCAAGTCCGGCGGCGCCACCCGGCGTGCGGCCAAAATGGTCATCCTCGACGTCGACCACCCTGACATCGAGGAGTTCGTGGCGACCAAGGCGCGCGAGGAGGACAAGATCCGCGCGCTGCGGGACGCCGGCTTCGACATGGACCTGGGCGGCGCCGACATCGTCAGCGTGCAGTACCAGAACGCCAACAACTCGGTCCGGGTCTCCGACGAGTTCATGAGCGCGGTGGAGCACGGCGGCACCTTCGACCTGCGCGGCCGGCTCGACGGGCAGACCATCGAGACGATCGACGCCAAGAAGCTGTTCCGCACCATCTCCCAGGCCGCCTGGGAGTGCGCCGACCCCGGCCTCCAGTACGACGACACCATCAACGACTGGCACACCTGCCCGGAGACCGGGCGGATCACCGCGTCGAACCCGTGCTCGGAGTACCTGCACCTGGACAACTCCTCGTGCAACCTGGCCTCGCTGAACCTGATGAAGTTCATGCGCGCCGACGGCAGCTTCGAGGTGGAGAAGTTCGTCAAGTCGGTCGAGTTCGTCATCACCGCCATGGACATCTCGATCTGCTTCGCCGACTTCCCGACCGAGAAGATCGGTGAGACCACCCGGGCCTACCGGCAGCTCGGCATCGGGTACGCCAACCTGGGCGCGCTGCTGATGGCCTCCGGCCTGCCGTACGACTCGGAGCAGGGCCGGGACGTCGCCGCGGCGATCACCTCGCTGATGACCGGCACCGCCTACCGCCGCTCGGCCGAGCTGGCCGGCATCGTCGGCGCGTACGACGGCTACACCCGCAACGCCGAGGCGCACAAGCGGGTCATGCGCAAGCACGCGGCCGCCAACGACGCGATCAAGCCGGCCGGCACCGTGGCCACCGCCATCCAGCGGGAGGCCACCAAGCAGTGGACCCTCGGCAACAAGGTCGGTGACAAGTTCGGCTGGCGGAACTCGCAGGCCAGCGTGCTCGCCCCGACCGGCACCATCGGCCTGATGATGGACTGCGACACCACCGGTGTCGAGCCGGACCTGGCCCTGGTCAAGTTCAAGAAGCTGGTCGGCGGCGGCTCGATGCAGATCGTCAACCAGACCGTGCCGCGTGCCCTGCGCAGCCTCGGCTACCCGGAGGAGCAGGTCGAGGCGATCGTCGAGCACATCGCCGACCACGGCCACGTGGTCGACGCCCCCGGCCTCAAGCCGGAGCACTACCCGGTCTTCGACTGCGCCATGGGCGAGCGGTCCATCGCGCCGATGGGCCACGTCCGGATGATGGCGGCCGTCCAGCCGTTCATCTCCGGCGCCATCTCCAAGACGGTCAACATGCCCGAGCAGGCTACCGTCGAGGACGTCGAGAAGATCTACTTCGAGGGCTGGAAGCTCGGCCTCAAGGCGCTGGCGATCTACCGGGACAACTGCAAGGTCGGCCAGCCGCTGTCCGCCGCCAAGAAGAACAAGGTTGCGGAGCCGGCGCCGGCCGCCGAGGTCGAGAAGGTCGTGGAGAAGGTCGTCGAGTACCGGCCGGTGCGCAAGCGGCTGCCGAAGAAGCGCCCGTCGGAGACGATCTCCTTCTCGGTCGGCGGCGCCGAGGGCTACCTCACCGCCTCGTCCTACCCGGACGACGGCCTCGGTGAGGTCTTCCTCAAGATGTCGAAGCAGGGCTCGACCCTGGCCGGCGTGATGGACGCCTTCTCGGTGGCCATCTCCATCGGTCTCCAGTACGGCGTCCCGCTGGAGACGTACGTCAGCAAGTTCACCAACATGCGCTTCGAGCCGGCCGGCATGACCGACGACCCGGACGTGCGGATGGCGGCCTCGGTGATGGACTACATCTTCCGTCGCCTGGCCCTGGACTTCCTGCCGTACGAGCGCCGCGCGGAGCTGGGCATCTTCACCGCCAAGGAGCGGGCCGCCCAGCTCCAGGCCGAGGCGGAGGCGGAGGCGAGCGGTGCGGACCTCACCGCGATGGCCGCCTCCGCCCCGGTCGAGGTACCGGAGCCGAAGGCGGTCATCCAGCCGAAGCAGGAGGTCGCGGAGGTCGCCGCCGTCAAGCCGGCGCCGTCGGTGGGCTCCAGCACCGAACTGCTGGAGGCCGTGATCGGCAAGGCCGCGGATGCGCCGCTCTGCTTCACCTGCGGTACGAAGATGCGGCCGGCCGGTAGCTGCTACGTCTGCGAGGGCTGCGGCTCCACCAGCGGCTGCAGCTGA
- a CDS encoding IS5 family transposase (programmed frameshift) encodes MRRGELTDGAWAVIAPLLPEPGSSRGRWRDHRQVINGILWKLRTGAPWRDLPERFGPWKTCHERLRRWSADGTWDRILVAAQVHDDGTPVQWTISIDSSIVRAHQHAAGARKKGAPRQVRRRGAQDGEAIGRSRGGLSTKIHLAVDGRGRPLSILLTPGQAGDNPQLLALLDAIRVNEPGPGRPRKRPDVLIADKGYAHDSTRRALRSRGIRHVIPERSDQVARRAAKGSNGGRPPAFDKAIYKKRNVVERCFNRLKQWRDLATRFAKRASLYRSSLVLIAAIIWLP; translated from the exons GTGCGTCGTGGTGAACTGACCGATGGGGCGTGGGCGGTGATCGCGCCATTGCTTCCCGAACCAGGCAGCAGTCGGGGGCGGTGGCGGGATCACCGCCAGGTCATCAACGGGATTCTGTGGAAGCTCCGCACGGGCGCGCCGTGGCGTGACCTGCCGGAACGCTTCGGGCCGTGGAAGACCTGCCACGAACGCCTGCGCCGCTGGAGCGCCGACGGGACATGGGACCGGATCCTGGTCGCGGCGCAGGTGCATGATGACGGCACACCGGTGCAGTGGACGATCAGCATCGACTCGTCCATCGTGCGGGCACACCAGCATGCCGCTGGCGCCCGCAAAAAAGGGGCTCCCCGACAAGTCCGGCGACGC GGTGCGCAAGATGGTGAGGCCATCGGCCGATCCCGCGGCGGGCTGAGCACGAAGATCCACCTCGCCGTCGACGGACGCGGCCGGCCGCTGTCGATCCTGCTCACTCCGGGCCAGGCCGGTGACAACCCCCAGCTCCTGGCGTTGCTCGACGCGATCCGGGTCAACGAGCCCGGACCCGGGCGACCCCGCAAACGACCCGATGTGCTGATCGCCGACAAGGGCTACGCCCACGACTCCACCCGCCGAGCCCTGCGATCTCGCGGGATCCGGCACGTCATCCCGGAACGCTCGGACCAGGTCGCCCGCCGGGCCGCCAAAGGCAGCAACGGCGGGCGGCCACCAGCCTTCGACAAGGCGATCTACAAGAAGCGCAACGTCGTGGAACGCTGCTTCAACCGGCTCAAACAGTGGCGTGACCTGGCCACCCGATTCGCCAAACGCGCATCCCTCTACCGATCCAGCCTTGTCCTCATCGCCGCCATCATCTGGCTTCCATGA
- a CDS encoding class I SAM-dependent DNA methyltransferase: MTEPGWLTETRAAYDTVAVDYARLLPEVVEGPLDRGMLAAFAELVGPGRPVLEVGCGTGRVTAHLHGLGLDISGVDLSPGMVEVARRAYPELRFEIGSMTELTAPEAGLAGLVAWYSIIHLPPELLPGVFAGFHRALAPGGHLLLAVKAGDRRVRREQAYGHRVAYDVHWLPPDRLAAQLAAAGLAVHATLVREPEGGEAGPQAFLLATRPAEPGADRRR, from the coding sequence ATGACCGAACCGGGCTGGCTGACCGAGACCCGTGCCGCGTACGACACCGTCGCCGTGGACTACGCGCGGCTGCTCCCCGAGGTGGTGGAGGGCCCGCTCGACCGGGGCATGCTGGCCGCCTTCGCCGAACTGGTCGGGCCCGGCCGGCCGGTGCTGGAGGTGGGCTGCGGGACCGGCCGGGTCACCGCCCACCTGCACGGGCTCGGGCTGGACATCTCCGGGGTCGACCTGTCGCCCGGGATGGTCGAGGTGGCTCGCCGGGCCTACCCGGAGCTGCGCTTCGAGATCGGCTCGATGACCGAGCTGACGGCACCCGAGGCCGGTCTCGCCGGACTCGTCGCCTGGTACTCGATCATCCACCTGCCGCCGGAGCTGCTCCCCGGCGTCTTCGCCGGTTTCCACCGGGCGCTCGCCCCCGGCGGTCACCTGCTGCTCGCCGTGAAGGCCGGCGACCGGCGGGTCCGCCGGGAGCAGGCGTACGGCCACCGGGTCGCGTACGACGTGCACTGGCTGCCGCCGGACCGGTTGGCCGCGCAGCTCGCCGCGGCCGGGCTGGCGGTGCACGCCACGCTGGTCCGCGAGCCGGAGGGCGGCGAGGCGGGACCGCAGGCGTTCCTGCTGGCCACCCGGCCGGCTGAACCCGGCGCCGACCGCCGGCGGTAG